The nucleotide window ttttttttttttttttttttttttttttttttttggtagCGATAAGTAGGAACAAATGAAATAGTCACTTGATCCAAATGTTACATATTGTAATACACctatatatgtgtatacatatatatatatatatatatttatatatatgtgtacatatagaaacataaaaatattatatatatataatatatatatatatatatatatatataattaaaaaaaatgaaaacatgaaaaataattggtaacatacatatatatatatatatgtatatatctACATTCATTCAAATAAAATggaaaacaaaaaaaatatatttgtcttccattaattttattattattattttttttttttatacctATATTTCATATACTGATTGGAATATAATGcatctatatatatatatatatatatatataatattcatataacatgaatttataaatatacaaattagtgtataataatatttctttaatttgtttggtatatatatacaaaatataagaagtattattataatttggtatatactattatatatatatatatatgtataaaataatttttatttatttattttttataatttcaGACTATATACCactataaatatatattttaattattattttaattcttaatatataatcatcacataacataaatatcatacatattatctatcttgttttttattttttataaaatattataaaaaaaaaataacaacCATTAAGCtgcaaatatataaacattatatatatatatatatatatatatatatatattgtatatatttatgaatttttaatattatattaaatattgatttttatcacataaaaatattatatatatcattccacaaacatatatattttaagagatttaaatatattataaatgttCTGTTTGAATTTCTGAATTTacattcatataataaagagaggaatcattttgttcattaGTAGTAGTGTTTGAATTTTCATTACTAAAACCATTATAATTActatttaaatttttagtatatacattatttgaataactattattactactatCAACATTTGAATTGTTATCAGCTGTACCTTGTTCatttatcatcatattaGCATAATTCCTTTTTTCTATAGGAGCCTGAATAATAGTATCTAATGCTGtttcatcattttcttcattacTATTCATAAGTATAGTACTTTGACCGTTTAACGTAGAATtctctttattatttgtagACATAATATCTTCTGtgttatttattatatgttcatcattattattatttaaaatatttttctcaACTTTTAGATTCATTTctacaatattattatgattatcaTCATCTATGGGATTgtcattatttttcatattatctatatttgtataattcatattactttttatataattctcatcattatttaatacatTTGCTACAGTTGTTGAAACGCTCtgcatattatttttatcaacGTGCTTCCCAGCCGtatgaataaaattaaGTCGACCTTCATCCATAAGTCCATTGTTATTTATAGTTTCATTGCTCCCATATAAACCACGATTCTTAGTTGTATTATTATGCTCATTCATAAAAACGTTcaaattgttattattattattgttattattattattgttattattattattattattattattattattattattattattattgttatgGTTATTATTCATGTTTCCTAAATCGTCCtctatatcattatttatacgATTTACCACATTTTTCTTATGAATCATACTCTCGTTATTTCCGACAATACTATTACCatcatttaaaatattattattattgtcgTTATAGgtattcatattatcattattatgcacattatttatattaactATAACACCACCactactactactattattattattattattattattgtaattATTTATGATATTCAATTTTGTATTACCATTCGATCCGTTAGACATCACCAACCTATTTAATAACGAATTTGcattattactattattattacaactatttatattagttgctgttgttgttgttattatactatcattatttatactatCTTCCTTCTCAAGTGTCATCATATTTTCATGATCGTTATTCTCtaaattatcattatcatccATATCTATCTCACCaccattattattcataacACAACCTGTCATATTATTCAATCCATTATTTCCACTTGCTggataattattattataattattattcacattattATCCATATTGCTATTCACCATATTATTTAGCATATTCATATTCCCAAGCATATTAGTACCATTGctattattttcattaaacATATTTCCATTCATATGACCAGGTACTTGGCTATTTATATGGCTATTCACCTGATTATTCATCTGATTGTTCATTTGATTATTCATCTGGTTTGTCATCTGGTTTGTCATCTGATTTGTCATCTGATTTGTCATCTGATTTGTCATCTGATTTGTCATCTGGTTTGTCATCTGGGTTGTCATCTGGGTTGTCATCTGATTGTTCATCTGGGTTGTCATCTGGGTTGTCATCTGATTATTCAACTGAGTCTTCATCTGATTTATCATCTGATTATTCATCTGATTATTCATGAGTCCATTAGTTCCAAATCCATCGTGGAATCCCAAGTTAATCATATTGTTCtgattatttattaaattattaacatcaacattaaatatatttaccaATTCCTCATCTGTAAAAGGAACTGCCTTATATGCACATTTTACAGTATGAACTGCCAAACTATGAGCCTTATTGAAACCCCATTTTTTCAATAAATATTTAGAAATTTTGGGTTCTTTCgaattttcattttctaaATATTTAGCAAACCAAGAATAAGAATAAGGATCAAAACGAACCCCTTCAACCGGTGTTAATGCACTAGCTCGAGCTGTCAAACTCTCCATTCTTCTTCCTCGTGGTGCTCTTGTCCTTTTCGTAGGTGAAAACTCATTTTCGCTATCTTGGCCTGCATCACTATTAAgtaatttatttgtttgATGTACAGTTTGGCCACTTATACCCGCACCAGCATAATTTTGCATGCGTGACATACGTAAATTTCCATTCATTCCACCCCCCTTCTCTTTCATATGTTGATGTATACTACTATCATCATTATCTATTGAATTTTGATCTATCATCATTTCTAATGCATTTTCAGAATTAAGTGTTAATAAATTTCTCATACGTTTGGTTCGATTTTCTGTAGTTGTCGCACCAGCTTGTTCTGCTTCTAATCTACATTGAATAGCTAGTTCCTTAGCTTTTTCAAAACCTAACTTTTTAATAGGAAATCTTCTCATCTGGAAATTTTTTCCAATAGACCAATAAGCTAGCCATGAACCCTTTCTATCATTGTATGAAACACCTTTCATAGGCCTAGAACAATCTTTATCATATGCTTCCATACATTCTAATAATTCCATGctatcattattatttctacATAATGTTTGTTCCATATCATCTAATGTCATTTGTGATTCTTCACTTAGTTTTCTTTTTGGTGGTCTACCTCTACCTCTTTTAACTCCTTTAATTTCAACTTTAACTGTTTCTTTTCTATGTATAACATCATTTGcaatattgttattattattattatgattactattattattattaatgttattatttatatacatattattattattgttattattattattattattattattgttattataattgtGATTCATGTTATGACTCATATTATGACCTAGGTGGTTATGGTTCATGTTAAGATTcatattatgaatatgatgattattatgatgtatattactattattattttgatgCTGCTGTTGATGATGGTGTtggttattattattattattattattattatgattcATGTGCATGTTGTTAAAATTTTCTTCCATTTCACTTCGTAACAAATCATTTGTTATAGCTGCATCTACCGCTTTTCTACTACCATGTACATGGAACATAGGTTTACATCGAGCACCAGCTTTTTCGGCTTCCTGTCTTGCTTTAACAGCCAAAATACGAGCTTGTTCAAATCCATATTGCTTAACAGAAAAATATCTTCTTATTTCTCTGGTATTATCATTCCAAGCAGCTAGCCACTGTTGCTTTTTCGGATTGAAACGGACACCTGGTATTCTTGGTAAATATTCTGGATGTCCTTCTGTCGTGGATTTGGTCCATGTAGTAGTACCTACATCACTTTTCTTAATTCTTTCGGATTTTATAAGATGGTTTCTATTGATGAGTgtactattattattcatattattatgtattaaGTGAGAAAgattattaatattattattattattattgttgttgttatttccgtcaatattattattatccatgttatttattaaataattgttgttattattattattattattattattattgataatattattatcattattatttcgattattatttatcatattgTTATGATCAATAAGTTGTTTGAGATGTTGGTTTTGATGTTTATGATGATGCACATTTGCGTGATGTTGATTTGAATTTTCGTCCATATCTGAATCGTATAATGCTTTATCTTTCAAATATTCTTCCTGATAATCGTAATCATCACAATCTTTAGTATtactaatattattactaatattattaatattaatattattattattgttgttataTTTCACCATTCCATTATCATCGTCCAAATGATTTTTGTTCAGACCCTTAGATGATTTcatttcatattttcttaaataAGAAAGGACACTTTCAAATTCAGCATTACTTAGAGTTTCgttttttaaatttatcaTGTATTTTAAAGAATTCGGTGTTTCTTCTGTTAATTTTGTTCTCATCAAACaatcataataatcatCTACAACATTATCTTGATCAGAATATAGATAATTCATAGCATTGTTTGCATTATTCAAATGAGAATTACCTTTTATGTTAC belongs to Plasmodium reichenowi strain SY57 chromosome 10, whole genome shotgun sequence and includes:
- a CDS encoding transcription factor with AP2 domain(s), encoding METLVNERDINIKNENGKDNNKEMMIGMSHMNHDDQDLIYEKKDDIESLRLHYTDQEKLDVPSLVEICKQQLIVILKDMCSDCSTTDEKTSFLYHLNRLRSAVTVVDLHNYIAVFGPCLSYNKLPSTWNISVCDYLKQQLNILRAADSQQNANNNNNNNNNNNNSNNNNNNSNNNNNNNNNNNSNNNNNNNNINNNNNNNNNINNNNNNNNYLNYYEINNEYDEIMSDKKFLGINNFTHINLSNNANGNYNNITNQANANPTTSHSNIKGNSHLNNANNAMNYLYSDQDNVVDDYYDCLMRTKLTEETPNSLKYMINLKNETLSNAEFESVLSYLRKYEMKSSKGLNKNHLDDDNGMVKYNNNNNNININNISNNISNTKDCDDYDYQEEYLKDKALYDSDMDENSNQHHANVHHHKHQNQHLKQLIDHNNMINNNRNNNDNNIINNNNNNNNNNNNYLINNMDNNNIDGNNNNNNNNNNINNLSHLIHNNMNNNSTLINRNHLIKSERIKKSDVGTTTWTKSTTEGHPEYLPRIPGVRFNPKKQQWLAAWNDNTREIRRYFSVKQYGFEQARILAVKARQEAEKAGARCKPMFHVHGSRKAVDAAITNDLLRSEMEENFNNMHMNHNNNNNNNNNQHHHQQQHQNNNSNIHHNNHHIHNMNLNMNHNHLGHNMSHNMNHNYNNNNNNNNNNNNNNNMYINNNINNNNSNHNNNNNNIANDVIHRKETVKVEIKGVKRGRGRPPKRKLSEESQMTLDDMEQTLCRNNNDSMELLECMEAYDKDCSRPMKGVSYNDRKGSWLAYWSIGKNFQMRRFPIKKLGFEKAKELAIQCRLEAEQAGATTTENRTKRMRNLLTLNSENALEMMIDQNSIDNDDSSIHQHMKEKGGGMNGNLRMSRMQNYAGAGISGQTVHQTNKLLNSDAGQDSENEFSPTKRTRAPRGRRMESLTARASALTPVEGVRFDPYSYSWFAKYLENENSKEPKISKYLLKKWGFNKAHSLAVHTVKCAYKAVPFTDEELVNIFNVDVNNLINNQNNMINLGFHDGFGTNGLMNNQMNNQMINQMKTQLNNQMTTQMTTQMNNQMTTQMTTQMTNQMTNQMTNQMTNQMTNQMTNQMTNQMNNQMNNQMNNQVNSHINSQVPGHMNGNMFNENNSNGTNMLGNMNMLNNMVNSNMDNNVNNNYNNNYPASGNNGLNNMTGCVMNNNGGEIDMDDNDNLENNDHENMMTLEKEDSINNDSIITTTTATNINSCNNNSNNANSLLNRLVMSNGSNGNTKLNIINNYNNNNNNNNSSSSGGVIVNINNVHNNDNMNTYNDNNNNILNDGNSIVGNNESMIHKKNVVNRINNDIEDDLGNMNNNHNNNNNNNNNNNNNNNNNNNNNNNNNNNNLNVFMNEHNNTTKNRGLYGSNETINNNGLMDEGRLNFIHTAGKHVDKNNMQSVSTTVANVLNNDENYIKSNMNYTNIDNMKNNDNPIDDDNHNNIVEMNLKVEKNILNNNNDEHIINNTEDIMSTNNKENSTLNGQSTILMNSNEENDETALDTIIQAPIEKRNYANMMINEQGTADNNSNVDSSNNSYSNNVYTKNLNSNYNGFSNENSNTTTNEQNDSSLYYMNVNSEIQTEHL